In the Solanum pennellii chromosome 5, SPENNV200 genome, one interval contains:
- the LOC114077251 gene encoding E3 ubiquitin-protein ligase ORTHRUS 2-like, giving the protein MSGTRPKSDYGRAQSVALSGGYEDDEDHGEWFLYTGSGGRDLSGNKRTNKLQSFDQKFEKLNEALRVSCLKGYPVRVVRSHKESSCVCTRQRSTILRGLQD; this is encoded by the exons aTGTCCGGTACtcggccaaag TCAGATTATGGCCGGGCTCAATCTGTTGCACTTTCTGGTGGGTACGAAGATGATGAAGATCACGGTGAATGGTTTCTCTATACTGGAAG TGGTGGAAGAGACTTGAGTGGTAACAAGCGAACAAACAAGCTACAATCGTTTGACCAGAAATTTGAAAAGCTTAATGAAGCTTTACGTGTCAGCTGTCTCAAGGGTTATCCTGTACGAGTTGTGAG GTCCCACAAGGAGAGTTCGTGTGTATGCACCAGACAAAGGAGTACGATACTACGGGGTCTACAGGATTGA